The following are encoded in a window of Labrus bergylta chromosome 16, fLabBer1.1, whole genome shotgun sequence genomic DNA:
- the hoatz gene encoding cilia- and flagella-associated protein HOATZ, with the protein MCDQEEIDKFFTVFEGSSPEDVSHARSFWSSQSLLPPLESRLVSADIRQRLPVSRPRGVSSTAGPKQSVLVQQPQLSVHALRQRQEERRRYEVMADQRKEILALLRRLREQRIQKEMISADFKPKVKLGQEKQTKFENSSDSEMDMELVQQLQ; encoded by the coding sequence atgtgtgaccaggaggagatTGATAAATTCTTCACCGTGTTTGAGGGCTCTTCTCCGGAGGACGTGTCCCACGCCAGGAGTTTCTGGAGCTCGCAGTCGCTCCTGCCGCCGCTGGAGTCCCGCCTCGTGTCCGCAGACATCCGCCAGAGGCTGCCCGTGTCCCGGCCAAGAGGAGTGAGCAGCACCGCCGGTCCCAAACAGTCGGTCCTGGTCCAGCAGCCGCAGCTGAGCGTCCACGCTCTCCggcagagacaggaggagagacggcGGTATGAAGTCATGGCGGACCAGAGGAAGGAGATCCTGGCGCTGCTGAGGAGGCTCAGGGAGCAGAGGATCCAGAAGGAGATGATCTCTGCGGACTTTAAACCGAAGGTCAAGTTGGGCCAAGAGAAGCAGACCAAGTTTGAAAACTCCTCAGACTCTGAAATGGACATGGAGTTGGTGCAGCAGCTGCAATAG